The genomic window atatatagtttATTCATAgttctatatatataaataactgTTTCTATGTATATATAGTTACAAGCAGTCTTCATCATTCACTTTTTTATATGTAATAAATAACAATGTTCTTAATTAGTTCACCAAATGAGGCTTGAAAAACTATCACCCAATATATGATAGTTAATTAATGTGGCATATTAAACTCGATTATAATTCCAAATGAACATTGACATATAATAATTGTGCATACACATAAAGACAAATGGTCTGGTGATAGTATAAAACTACCTAAACCAACTACTACCTCTAatctatatataattaaaaagttaaaaacacTTGCTTTAGCAAGAGTGTCCATTATTCTTTTGCCGTATATATGGTAGTTGTTGAAGTTCTCTCTTTGGATCCTCTTGCTTTGTCCCCAACTCTCCCCTACATGGCATATAAAATAAATAGCAATAATTAAGCAGAGTAAACCCAAAAGTTAATTTGCATTCTCGTAAGTCATAACACAGCCAAACATTTTTTATATTCAATGCAAATTGAGTTCTTCAAAGCTAGCTAGCTCCTTGCTTGTGCTGCCATTACCTACCTACCTTCAGCATTTGTTTTTGAAGATTTTATGTACCCAATTTGACGATAAgattatttaaatttcaaaacaaaaatagAGCTTGTTTAATTACAATTTGGCATATATATTAGTGCATGATAGGTAGAATGAAGCAGAGAAGAGAGAGTGAGCATGAATTGATCATGATTATTCATAATTGATTTTTGTTCATTTGGGGATTATTGGGTAAGCAAGCAGTGTTCCTTGATCACTAGTACTTCCTTTAATATTGGTTTTTGTTGTACTTGCCACCTCCAATAATATCAACTACTGCGCCTCCCAACGTTCATTAATAATCTcaatcttatttttatttgtttctacttctccggtgaaaactcaggtgaagtgacttcacgtgaagttgatatctgaaaaccgttagatgaaaatttagtcaaatcagtcaaattatctaacggctCTTAGATATCAACTTCACCTGAAATTGACTACACCTGATTTTCAATCCTACTTCCCCTCTGCAACCTAATTATGATATGacaatataattatgaaaattaaaaaataaaattataacttNNNNNNNNNNNNNNNNNNNNNNNNNNNNNNNNNNNNNNNNNNNNNNNNNNNNNNNNNNNNNNNNNNNNNNNNNNNNNNNNNNNNNNNNNNNNNNNNNNNNNNNNNNNNNNNNNNNNNNNNNNNNNNNNNNNNNNNNNNNNNNNNNNNNNNNNNNNNNNNNNNNNNNNNNNNNNNNNNNNNNNNNNNNNNNNNNNNNNNNNNNNNNNNNNNNNNNNNNNNNNNNNNNNNNNNNNNNNNNNNNNNNNNNNNNNNNNNNNNNNtttaataatttattattaaattaatttatatagtttaataaattaatatactAACCGTAAAAATAAATGTACATAAAAAGAGTACCATATATAGTTGCCAGTTGCCATTAATGGAGGAGCACAGAGACAGACACCTCTGCATCTGCATGTCACCTTCCCTTTTTCGATTTCTCAAACTCAATTAATTACATACATGCCATTACAGAGCGAAACCCAAaagcaattaattaattaatattataataATCCATGTCATGCATGAATTGACTCATTGTTGCTACACCAACTGCCCTGAGAAACTAGAACTATGCCGATGGTTCTTGAGTCTCCGGCAAGACTTGGATTTCACTACCGGCGGTGAAGGCAACGACGACGAAGACGACAAAAGGTCAACGACGAGATCGGTGAAGGCGCGAACAATGTACCTGTGGGTGTGTGATGGATTGAGAGCCAGGTAGCACAAGAGAAGATCGTGGAGATAGTCCCAGTCTTTGTTCACATCCAAACCCCGCCGTCGTGAAGCAATCATTTCTTGCATTGAGCGGAAGAAATCCACGTAGGGGTCCACCGAGTACTTTGGAACCTTCACTCCGCCGCTTGGTATGGAGGCACGCGTGTCCGGGGACTCTATGATGGAGTTCGAGGTGCCCGGCGACGAGAAGAAGAACCTGTCGGAGGCGAAGAGTGAGGCCAAGTCAGGTGGGTC from Arachis ipaensis cultivar K30076 chromosome B09, Araip1.1, whole genome shotgun sequence includes these protein-coding regions:
- the LOC107616734 gene encoding transcription repressor OFP12; protein product: MKEERECKIAKRSKMSKLFSKHLHLCFFKLKHHPTILSPSPSPSTPTSTSNLTTSHSSEDPPDLASLFASDRFFFSSPGTSNSIIESPDTRASIPSGGVKVPKYSVDPYVDFFRSMQEMIASRRRGLDVNKDWDYLHDLLLCYLALNPSHTHRYIVRAFTDLVVDLLSSSSSLPSPPVVKSKSCRRLKNHRHSSSFSGQLV